In a genomic window of Methanoregula sp. UBA64:
- a CDS encoding phosphoglycerol geranylgeranyltransferase produces MKWKDWVHVTKLDPDKQLKAGDIDAIATSGTDALMLSGTLNVTKENLETLQKQIAAYGLPLVMEPAGPEAVLVKGVNYLFVPSVMNTTDVQWIVGKHRYWVQQQDGRIPWDMVVPEAYIVLNPNSSVGKVTKAVCDLKAEEVAAYTAVADRYFHFPVVYIEYSGTYGNPAVVKAASEALDEAILYYGGGINSAEKAAEMGKYADTIVVGNAVYDLGAAVLKATVDAVQ; encoded by the coding sequence ATGAAGTGGAAAGACTGGGTACATGTGACAAAACTCGATCCCGACAAACAGCTCAAAGCCGGTGATATCGACGCCATTGCCACGAGCGGCACCGACGCCCTGATGCTCTCGGGGACGCTCAACGTGACAAAGGAGAACCTCGAAACCCTCCAGAAGCAGATCGCGGCATACGGCCTGCCCCTCGTGATGGAACCGGCCGGGCCCGAAGCGGTCCTCGTCAAGGGGGTAAACTATCTCTTTGTACCCAGCGTGATGAACACGACCGACGTGCAGTGGATCGTGGGCAAGCACCGGTACTGGGTCCAGCAACAGGACGGCCGCATTCCCTGGGACATGGTCGTTCCCGAGGCCTACATTGTCTTAAACCCCAACTCCTCGGTGGGCAAGGTAACAAAGGCGGTCTGCGATCTCAAGGCTGAAGAGGTTGCCGCGTACACCGCGGTTGCCGACCGGTACTTCCACTTCCCGGTCGTCTATATCGAATACTCGGGGACCTACGGCAACCCCGCGGTCGTAAAGGCCGCTTCCGAGGCGCTCGATGAAGCGATCCTCTACTATGGCGGCGGGATCAACTCGGCGGAGAAAGCTGCCGAGATGGGCAAATATGCGGATACGATCGTGGTCGGGAACGCCGTGTATGACCTGGGCGCTGCGGTCCTCAAGGCTACCGTGGACGCTGTCCAGTAA
- a CDS encoding RNA methyltransferase, protein MPEIDIVLVAPLYEGNVGFSARVMKNFGFTRMVLIDPCPLGDEAKARASHAQDVLRNAEICTIEDVFARSSLVIATTGQVSKSVCTPMRMPFYSPKELREKIGTAEGRISILFGRENWGLNNEEVKRSDIICTIPTADEYPIMNLSHAIGVVCYELANLPLPQYRLASPYEMGHLYRHIDRFLDSVHHPAFKRENTMIMIRRILGRACLTTREASTVHGLLRRTEWHVDPDALNREKEEMRRHKNPEEEPDSDPAPDREE, encoded by the coding sequence ATGCCCGAGATCGACATCGTGCTTGTTGCCCCTCTCTACGAGGGAAATGTGGGATTTTCGGCACGGGTGATGAAGAACTTCGGGTTTACCCGGATGGTGCTCATCGATCCCTGCCCGCTCGGGGATGAAGCAAAGGCCCGGGCATCGCATGCGCAGGATGTCCTGAGAAATGCGGAGATCTGCACGATAGAGGATGTCTTTGCCCGGAGCAGCCTTGTGATCGCAACCACGGGGCAGGTGAGCAAGTCGGTCTGCACGCCGATGCGGATGCCGTTTTATTCGCCAAAGGAACTCCGCGAGAAGATCGGGACGGCGGAGGGACGGATCTCGATCCTCTTTGGCAGGGAAAACTGGGGACTCAACAACGAAGAGGTGAAACGGAGCGATATCATCTGCACGATCCCGACCGCAGACGAGTACCCGATCATGAACCTCTCGCATGCCATCGGCGTGGTCTGCTACGAGCTTGCGAACCTTCCCCTGCCGCAGTACCGCCTTGCTTCGCCCTACGAGATGGGGCACCTGTACCGGCATATCGACCGGTTCCTCGATTCGGTGCACCACCCGGCGTTCAAGCGCGAGAATACGATGATCATGATCCGCCGGATCCTCGGGCGGGCCTGCCTGACCACCCGGGAGGCAAGCACTGTTCACGGCCTCCTGCGCCGGACCGAGTGGCACGTGGATCCCGATGCGCTCAACCGGGAAAAAGAGGAGATGCGCCGGCACAAGAACCCGGAGGAAGAGCCGGATTCGGATCCCGCTCCTGACCGCGAAGAATAA
- a CDS encoding GtrA family protein produces the protein MDNRIAGYCHSRIVPFFFVGILSSLVDIGLMYAAMTYLDIWYLYAAAFSYGCGIMVSYAANKYLTFHDKSKQTATQFATFAAISVSCLIVNLGIVWLVVTFLAFPPLLAKILATCCAFFWNYHGQSRFTFRNPA, from the coding sequence ATGGATAACAGGATCGCCGGGTACTGCCATTCGCGGATCGTCCCGTTCTTTTTTGTCGGGATCCTCTCGTCGCTTGTCGATATCGGGCTGATGTATGCCGCGATGACGTACCTTGATATCTGGTACCTGTACGCTGCGGCGTTCTCGTACGGCTGCGGGATCATGGTGAGTTATGCGGCAAACAAGTACCTCACCTTCCATGACAAGAGCAAACAGACCGCAACCCAGTTTGCGACCTTTGCCGCAATCTCGGTCTCCTGCCTGATTGTCAATCTCGGGATCGTCTGGCTCGTAGTCACGTTCCTTGCTTTCCCGCCCTTGCTGGCAAAGATCCTTGCAACCTGCTGTGCGTTCTTCTGGAACTACCACGGCCAGAGCAGGTTCACATTCCGGAACCCGGCCTAG
- a CDS encoding ArnT family glycosyltransferase, producing the protein MMPAEVVKKYPAEIALCAILCLSAFLNLWNIWTGGFSNAYYAAAVKSTLVNPVAGFFNSLDPAGFITIDKPPVGLWVQAAFAAVLGFSGWVLVLPQALAGTGSVALIYFIVSRPFGKPAGLVAAFALAVTPISVAIARNGTMDMQMIFVVLLAVWAALKAAREQSLPWLLCAAVLVGIGFNIKMIQAFIVVPAILIVYLLATTDFSWKKRVVHMGLAVLVLLAVSLSWAVVVDSIPADQRPFVGGSDDNTELGLILNYNGAHRLGIGDSNGPGGSAGPSSGGSTGGLSSAGPGGSPGSPGSDSAQPGGSLSQEPGEGTGPGNAAGSSGMSSGGPGGMGGGGSGKSSPGIFRLFQNDLAGDIGWLLVFALIGVLAWAKKPRSLTLTGVREAGYFSERGLTLLAMLLWLVPGLIYFSFTSGFWHDYYIATLAPPLAALVGIGAAGMYHEYITGSRAGWLLVIAVLATGLVQAYFLGKVTGFAGSLSPFILAATLICAVLLAPMMIHTTVVPGNYRGHITAIAIAILLIAPLVWSCTQLPGGNSGNLPSACLSGGSGGSMGGGGPGGGMSGDPLSSGMAGPGNTGISGPGSSGADPGIGGMQPGMAGNSTRLSDRQGMDRSGPWTGTSGMPSREGNTGDRATGSSSMSSGPGGMGGPGESGSTATLTNYLLSHTTNETWILAVPSSHQGADLIIATGKPVMCLGGFAGSDQVLNVTTLQEYIHDGKVRFFQTDSQSSPTGSGNSAIFSWVSAQCTAVSLSEGTGAAGIAANRSSENRAGISLYDCLGAA; encoded by the coding sequence ATGATGCCTGCTGAGGTTGTTAAAAAATATCCCGCAGAGATCGCCCTCTGTGCGATCCTCTGCCTCTCGGCATTCTTAAACCTCTGGAACATCTGGACCGGCGGGTTCTCGAATGCGTATTATGCAGCGGCGGTAAAAAGCACGCTCGTAAACCCGGTTGCCGGGTTCTTTAACTCCCTTGACCCGGCCGGGTTTATCACGATAGACAAGCCCCCGGTCGGCCTCTGGGTGCAGGCCGCATTTGCTGCCGTGCTCGGGTTCTCGGGGTGGGTTCTCGTCCTCCCCCAGGCGCTTGCCGGGACAGGCTCGGTCGCGCTTATCTATTTCATCGTCTCCCGCCCGTTCGGGAAACCGGCGGGACTTGTCGCAGCCTTTGCCCTTGCCGTGACCCCGATCTCGGTTGCCATAGCAAGAAACGGGACCATGGACATGCAGATGATCTTTGTTGTCCTTCTCGCAGTCTGGGCAGCGCTCAAAGCCGCCCGCGAGCAGTCGCTTCCCTGGCTCCTTTGCGCGGCGGTCCTTGTCGGGATCGGGTTCAATATCAAGATGATCCAAGCTTTTATCGTCGTCCCTGCCATTCTCATCGTCTATCTCCTGGCAACAACGGACTTTTCGTGGAAGAAGCGGGTCGTCCATATGGGGCTTGCGGTCCTTGTCCTCCTTGCAGTCTCCCTCTCCTGGGCTGTCGTAGTCGACAGCATCCCCGCAGACCAGCGCCCGTTTGTTGGCGGCAGCGACGACAATACGGAACTGGGCCTTATCCTCAACTACAACGGCGCTCACCGTCTCGGGATAGGGGACAGCAACGGTCCCGGCGGTTCGGCCGGTCCTTCTTCAGGGGGATCCACGGGAGGGCTCTCATCGGCGGGGCCGGGCGGCAGCCCGGGTTCTCCCGGCAGTGATTCTGCTCAGCCCGGAGGATCTTTATCCCAGGAACCTGGAGAAGGAACCGGCCCGGGCAATGCAGCCGGCAGCTCCGGTATGTCTTCGGGCGGTCCCGGAGGCATGGGCGGAGGTGGATCGGGAAAAAGCAGTCCGGGTATCTTCCGGCTCTTCCAGAACGATCTTGCAGGCGATATCGGGTGGCTCCTTGTCTTTGCCCTTATCGGGGTCCTTGCATGGGCAAAAAAACCCCGCTCCCTCACCCTTACCGGCGTAAGAGAGGCCGGGTATTTCAGTGAGCGGGGGCTGACGCTCCTTGCCATGCTGCTCTGGCTCGTCCCGGGGCTAATCTACTTCAGTTTCACCTCCGGGTTCTGGCACGACTACTATATCGCAACGCTGGCCCCGCCCCTCGCGGCCCTTGTCGGGATCGGGGCGGCGGGTATGTACCACGAGTACATCACGGGCAGCCGGGCCGGGTGGCTGCTCGTCATCGCCGTCCTTGCCACCGGCCTCGTCCAGGCATATTTCCTCGGGAAGGTTACGGGCTTTGCCGGCTCGCTTTCTCCCTTCATTCTTGCCGCGACCCTCATCTGCGCCGTACTCCTCGCCCCGATGATGATCCACACAACCGTGGTGCCGGGGAACTACCGCGGGCATATCACCGCCATTGCCATCGCGATCCTCCTTATCGCGCCGCTGGTCTGGTCCTGCACGCAGCTACCGGGGGGAAACAGCGGGAACCTCCCGTCAGCATGCCTGTCCGGCGGTTCCGGAGGCAGCATGGGAGGCGGTGGGCCGGGCGGAGGTATGTCCGGGGACCCCTTATCGTCGGGTATGGCCGGGCCCGGGAATACCGGAATCTCTGGCCCGGGCAGCAGCGGTGCCGATCCGGGTATTGGTGGCATGCAGCCGGGTATGGCAGGGAACAGCACGCGCCTTTCCGACCGGCAGGGAATGGACCGGTCCGGCCCGTGGACCGGGACCTCCGGGATGCCTTCGAGGGAAGGGAACACAGGTGACCGGGCTACAGGAAGCTCTTCCATGAGCAGCGGACCGGGCGGCATGGGCGGACCCGGGGAGAGCGGATCGACTGCAACGCTTACAAACTACCTGCTCTCGCACACGACAAACGAGACCTGGATCCTTGCCGTCCCCAGCTCGCACCAGGGTGCGGACCTGATCATCGCTACGGGAAAACCGGTCATGTGCCTCGGGGGATTTGCCGGCAGCGACCAGGTCCTGAACGTGACCACGCTCCAGGAATACATCCATGATGGGAAGGTCCGGTTCTTCCAGACCGACAGCCAGAGCAGCCCCACGGGAAGCGGGAACAGCGCGATCTTCAGCTGGGTGAGCGCTCAGTGTACGGCGGTCTCCCTTTCAGAAGGGACCGGAGCGGCAGGGATTGCAGCGAACCGGAGCAGCGAAAACAGGGCAGGAATTTCCCTCTACGACTGCCTGGGCGCGGCGTGA
- a CDS encoding helix-turn-helix domain-containing protein — MADKKTVCISTDPDFIQELSEYLEVLSNPVRLKILKVIEKDPKEISEIASRIDTSYANTKKHIDQLVRIGLVKKEAGFGRETVKGIHPVWKFSLAEGSLEMLIKNLGVFSRVNIPVGFGGLQEKLDSVRAAVVKEAGAGVPALHLVGGAWAGRTFLVKKDHIAIGRTDPDTSSKMGESDIVLPEEYVMVTRITKPHAVVSRSSSGWQVEDRGSSGGTYVNSDLIAPMRKTPVKNGDVIDLALGENAARFLFISDA; from the coding sequence ATGGCTGACAAAAAAACGGTATGCATCTCAACCGATCCGGATTTTATCCAGGAGTTGTCCGAGTACCTCGAAGTCCTCTCTAACCCCGTCAGGCTCAAGATCCTCAAGGTGATAGAGAAGGATCCAAAGGAGATCAGCGAGATCGCATCCCGAATCGACACGAGCTATGCAAACACGAAAAAACACATCGATCAGCTCGTCCGGATTGGCCTGGTAAAAAAGGAGGCCGGCTTTGGGCGGGAGACGGTCAAGGGCATCCACCCGGTCTGGAAGTTCTCCCTTGCCGAGGGCAGCCTTGAGATGCTCATAAAAAATCTCGGGGTCTTTTCCCGGGTCAATATCCCGGTTGGCTTCGGGGGCCTGCAGGAGAAACTCGATTCTGTCCGGGCTGCCGTGGTAAAAGAGGCCGGGGCAGGAGTGCCGGCGCTGCACCTTGTCGGGGGAGCATGGGCGGGTCGCACGTTCCTGGTAAAGAAGGACCATATCGCGATCGGGCGGACGGATCCCGACACTTCCTCAAAAATGGGAGAGTCTGATATCGTGCTTCCCGAAGAGTACGTAATGGTAACAAGGATCACAAAACCCCATGCAGTCGTGTCCCGGTCATCGTCGGGCTGGCAGGTCGAGGACCGCGGCAGCTCGGGGGGAACGTACGTTAACTCCGATCTCATCGCCCCGATGCGCAAGACCCCGGTGAAGAATGGCGATGTCATCGATCTTGCACTGGGCGAGAACGCGGCCCGGTTCCTGTTTATTTCAGACGCCTGA
- a CDS encoding protein kinase domain-containing protein — MMMVRRNTYWVVLGLLIALLVLAAPAPAKVITYDRSGSAGSVQDVISNASGGDSIFLPSGTYYGNLVIDRPIVFGGLDTANPPVIVSDNSSEAGLTLSSDGITVNGLVISGNATAGIVVRSNNNRISSTTSTGHPAGVSVRGGSNNYFVDNTIDGNSVGVNLDRSSRSNTFFLNSLNNSINVVSPGSQNAWYSGRQEYQYKGAAFSGPLGNYWAGTTFSDTDGNGVGDTPYTQDAPAGTTPGTSGVIDEAPLVSPPSAYTVTASSVPFNATGLGNLMQPRGDLATGLSPQSNNPQSSGSGFPSEPFTGSQQQGQGLLPDNLQPPNNPVGGFLARFWWLVPIAIIISVVGGILFERSRRRMKAAVPADNLSPAARNATVVKKPDSPGTMPALTDQEYGARLPAALEKRYPDAEYIAEGGVARVFKAHDEKNNRDIAVKVPIRFDEETGSQFTKELHVWEGLHHKNIVEIYAANIFPRPYIEMEFVESSLAGMKFPLDEPTAVRIVTGVAEGLEYAHEQGIVHRDIKPGNVLITPDGIPKITDWGLSKAQGTRQSGLIGFSLEYAAPEQLAPNLYGEPGPWTDIYQMGILFYEMLTGRVPFGGDGMGEITHAILHGEPEPALSEGPHAAAINAIIARCLKKNPKDRYVSVADLLADLQKL, encoded by the coding sequence ATGATGATGGTTCGGAGAAACACGTACTGGGTTGTCCTTGGCCTCCTCATTGCCCTTCTCGTTCTTGCTGCCCCGGCCCCGGCAAAAGTCATTACTTATGACCGGTCAGGATCCGCCGGATCGGTACAGGACGTAATCAGCAATGCATCAGGAGGAGACAGTATCTTCCTCCCGTCCGGGACGTACTACGGGAACCTTGTCATCGACCGGCCGATCGTTTTTGGCGGCCTCGATACCGCAAATCCCCCGGTCATTGTTTCCGATAATTCATCGGAAGCCGGCCTTACCCTGTCATCAGACGGGATCACGGTAAACGGCCTTGTGATATCCGGGAACGCGACCGCGGGCATTGTCGTACGCTCGAACAACAACCGGATCAGCTCAACCACGTCGACCGGTCACCCAGCCGGGGTTTCTGTAAGGGGTGGATCGAACAACTACTTCGTGGACAATACGATTGACGGAAATTCCGTAGGGGTAAATCTCGATCGTTCGTCCCGTTCCAACACGTTCTTTCTCAATTCCTTAAACAACAGCATAAATGTCGTCAGTCCGGGATCCCAGAATGCATGGTATTCGGGCCGGCAGGAGTACCAGTACAAGGGGGCGGCATTTTCCGGGCCTCTGGGAAATTACTGGGCCGGAACAACGTTTTCCGATACCGATGGTAATGGCGTCGGCGATACCCCGTATACGCAGGACGCGCCTGCCGGGACAACGCCCGGAACTTCCGGGGTGATCGATGAGGCTCCCCTGGTAAGTCCGCCCTCCGCATACACGGTTACTGCCTCGTCTGTCCCGTTCAATGCAACCGGTCTTGGCAACCTGATGCAGCCCCGGGGCGACCTGGCCACGGGCCTGTCCCCTCAGTCGAATAATCCCCAGTCATCGGGCTCGGGCTTTCCGAGCGAACCATTTACCGGATCCCAGCAGCAGGGCCAGGGTCTCCTTCCCGATAACCTGCAGCCCCCCAACAACCCTGTCGGAGGTTTCCTGGCCCGGTTCTGGTGGCTTGTACCCATCGCCATCATCATCTCTGTTGTCGGGGGTATCCTCTTCGAACGCTCGCGCCGGCGGATGAAGGCTGCGGTCCCCGCAGACAACCTGTCTCCTGCTGCACGGAATGCAACCGTTGTCAAAAAGCCGGATTCGCCCGGTACCATGCCTGCCCTGACGGATCAGGAGTACGGTGCCCGCCTGCCGGCAGCCCTTGAAAAGAGATACCCGGATGCGGAATATATCGCGGAGGGCGGGGTTGCCCGGGTCTTTAAGGCACACGATGAAAAGAACAACCGGGATATCGCGGTGAAAGTCCCTATCCGGTTCGACGAGGAGACGGGATCCCAGTTCACAAAAGAGCTCCATGTCTGGGAAGGTCTCCACCACAAGAATATTGTCGAGATCTATGCGGCAAACATCTTCCCCCGCCCCTATATTGAGATGGAATTCGTGGAATCGTCCCTTGCCGGGATGAAGTTCCCCCTCGATGAACCAACCGCGGTCCGGATTGTCACCGGCGTTGCAGAAGGTTTGGAGTATGCCCACGAACAGGGGATCGTCCACCGGGACATAAAGCCGGGGAATGTCCTTATTACTCCCGACGGGATCCCGAAGATCACCGACTGGGGGCTCTCGAAAGCACAGGGGACGCGCCAGTCCGGGCTGATCGGGTTCTCTTTAGAATACGCAGCGCCGGAACAGCTCGCACCGAACCTGTACGGGGAGCCCGGTCCATGGACCGATATCTACCAGATGGGGATACTCTTTTACGAGATGCTGACCGGGCGCGTTCCCTTTGGCGGAGATGGGATGGGCGAGATCACCCATGCGATCTTACATGGCGAGCCGGAACCCGCGTTATCCGAAGGCCCGCACGCAGCGGCGATCAATGCGATCATTGCCCGGTGCCTGAAAAAGAACCCGAAAGACCGGTATGTATCGGTCGCCGATCTCCTTGCCGATTTACAGAAACTCTGA
- a CDS encoding PKD domain-containing protein: MKIPLCAGCGLLLCLILVVPGFAATLPSVAFTSNVTEGTLPLGVLFVDESTNTPTAWLWSFGDGSTSTLQTPSHTYTTAGTYTVTLIASNAAGSATDTEEGYITVTKSGTVPVAAFVTNQTSGTVPFSIQFMDTSSNSPTAWLWSFGDGSSATTKNPVHTYTSAGTYSVTLTASNSAGSTTISQPGYITVTKEAAVPVASFLASGSSGEIPLTVQFFDASSNAPSSWVWSFGDGDYATSQNPSHTYTSAGSYTVTLTASNTAGSDTEVEEDCVVADPAKPVAAFVANITSGTVPLTVAFTDSSTNTPTAWYWSFGDGSTSSAQNVTHTYENTGSYSVTLTATNDEGSNTTTQSGFIAVSNAIGIPSASFTADTTTGSVPLAVQFTDTSSNTPTAWVWSFGDGASSTLPNPTHTYTAAGSFTVKLTASNTGGTDTVVRNGYITVTTTSPVTEAATPTAATTYPEMTETTDIPAAEAPAGSGDGSGILPYAGIAVLVAIGTTGYLLLKRPPRGPRSGGGRDL, translated from the coding sequence ATGAAAATTCCCCTCTGCGCCGGTTGCGGCCTCCTCCTTTGCCTTATCCTTGTTGTACCGGGCTTTGCAGCGACACTGCCTTCCGTGGCATTTACCTCGAATGTTACCGAAGGAACCCTGCCTTTGGGCGTCCTTTTTGTCGATGAATCCACGAATACACCGACTGCCTGGCTCTGGTCGTTTGGCGATGGCAGTACGTCCACGCTCCAGACTCCCTCCCATACTTATACAACGGCAGGAACCTACACGGTCACCCTGATTGCATCCAATGCCGCAGGCAGCGCAACGGACACAGAAGAAGGGTATATCACCGTGACAAAATCCGGGACGGTGCCGGTTGCTGCATTCGTGACCAACCAGACCTCGGGAACAGTACCCTTTTCCATCCAGTTTATGGATACTTCCTCCAACTCCCCCACTGCATGGCTCTGGTCGTTCGGCGATGGTTCTTCTGCAACTACCAAGAATCCGGTCCATACCTACACGTCCGCCGGGACCTATTCGGTGACCCTCACCGCTTCAAACAGCGCCGGATCGACTACCATTTCCCAGCCGGGATATATTACGGTCACAAAAGAGGCTGCGGTTCCCGTAGCCTCCTTCCTTGCATCCGGGTCTTCCGGAGAGATCCCGCTGACCGTCCAGTTCTTCGATGCATCGTCCAACGCCCCCTCATCATGGGTCTGGTCGTTCGGGGACGGGGATTATGCAACAAGCCAGAATCCCTCCCATACCTATACATCAGCAGGGAGTTACACCGTCACGCTGACCGCATCCAATACTGCGGGCAGCGATACCGAAGTTGAAGAGGATTGCGTTGTGGCAGATCCTGCCAAGCCCGTTGCGGCATTTGTTGCCAATATCACGTCAGGCACGGTCCCGCTCACGGTCGCATTTACTGATAGTTCGACAAATACGCCGACCGCGTGGTACTGGTCGTTTGGCGACGGGAGCACTTCGTCTGCGCAGAATGTTACCCATACCTATGAGAATACCGGAAGCTACTCGGTCACCCTCACTGCCACCAACGACGAGGGCAGCAATACGACAACACAATCCGGGTTTATCGCGGTAAGCAACGCGATTGGAATCCCCTCTGCATCCTTTACGGCAGACACCACAACCGGTTCTGTCCCGCTTGCCGTACAGTTTACCGATACCTCGTCTAACACCCCCACTGCCTGGGTCTGGTCCTTTGGCGATGGTGCATCTTCGACCCTGCCAAACCCCACCCATACCTACACAGCGGCAGGCAGTTTTACCGTTAAACTCACGGCATCCAACACCGGGGGTACCGATACCGTTGTCAGGAACGGGTACATTACCGTCACTACAACCTCCCCCGTGACAGAGGCAGCCACTCCGACCGCTGCCACCACCTACCCGGAGATGACAGAGACAACTGACATTCCTGCGGCAGAGGCCCCAGCGGGATCGGGAGACGGATCAGGTATTCTCCCCTATGCGGGTATCGCGGTTCTTGTAGCGATAGGAACCACCGGTTATCTGTTGCTGAAACGTCCCCCGCGCGGCCCTCGTTCCGGCGGAGGCAGGGATCTTTAA
- a CDS encoding ABC transporter permease, whose translation MIKGDIFFSLSVRSVKLNFTRSLLAAIGIVIGVVAIASMGMLGTNMQLEVKDQLSSSANTIVISSDSVRMGPPGSTPTSSTATGITKTQLAKIKTIVGTNGTVIPIYSTTGEFTLSSVPGRAQIYGIDPDDITTFLTLNQTYGNSSIESVNDALVGANIAEQFNLKVGSRIKIGSFSSTSRPEVKVAGVLKARGTTSDGVSADNAIIVNSKWYTDQYGGKDKYSQVNVIVKDTDNIADIEEAIDAKINTNSKSPAVRITDATSQLETATSTLSTVTTFIMAIGGISLLVAAVSIFNVMMMSVNERIQEIGILLSIGTERGEVRRMFLYEAFILGLLGAVIGGVSSLIIGYSVVDAMIGTTAYFFMPESIMYVPAAMLVGIVVCVVSGLYPAWRASNMDPIDALRSE comes from the coding sequence ATGATCAAGGGCGATATCTTCTTCAGCCTCTCGGTACGGAGTGTGAAGCTGAACTTCACCCGCTCGCTCCTTGCTGCCATCGGGATTGTGATCGGTGTGGTCGCCATCGCGTCGATGGGAATGCTGGGTACAAACATGCAGCTGGAGGTAAAAGACCAGCTCTCATCGAGTGCGAATACGATCGTCATCTCGTCGGATTCCGTCCGTATGGGCCCGCCAGGGTCAACGCCGACCTCGTCGACTGCCACTGGGATCACAAAAACCCAGCTTGCAAAGATCAAAACCATTGTGGGGACAAACGGTACGGTGATCCCGATCTATTCGACGACGGGTGAGTTTACCCTGTCATCGGTACCGGGCCGTGCCCAGATCTACGGTATCGATCCCGATGATATCACCACATTTCTGACCCTCAACCAGACCTACGGGAACTCGAGCATTGAAAGCGTGAATGATGCACTTGTCGGGGCAAACATTGCCGAACAGTTCAACCTCAAAGTAGGGAGCCGGATCAAGATCGGCTCGTTCTCGTCCACGTCCCGTCCCGAGGTAAAGGTCGCCGGGGTCTTAAAGGCCCGGGGGACTACCTCGGATGGGGTATCCGCAGACAACGCGATCATCGTGAACAGCAAATGGTACACCGACCAGTACGGCGGGAAAGACAAATACAGTCAGGTGAACGTGATCGTCAAGGATACCGATAATATTGCCGATATCGAAGAGGCGATCGATGCAAAGATCAATACCAACAGCAAATCGCCGGCAGTACGGATAACGGATGCGACCTCGCAGCTCGAAACTGCAACGTCGACGCTGAGTACCGTAACGACATTTATCATGGCTATCGGCGGTATCTCGCTCCTTGTCGCGGCAGTGAGCATCTTTAACGTGATGATGATGTCGGTGAACGAGCGGATCCAGGAGATCGGCATCCTGCTCTCTATCGGGACCGAACGCGGGGAAGTCCGCCGGATGTTCCTCTACGAGGCATTCATTCTCGGCCTCCTTGGGGCGGTTATCGGGGGGGTGAGCAGTCTCATCATCGGGTACTCGGTGGTGGATGCCATGATCGGGACAACGGCATACTTCTTCATGCCGGAGAGCATCATGTATGTTCCGGCGGCGATGCTGGTGGGGATCGTGGTCTGCGTGGTCTCGGGGTTGTACCCGGCGTGGCGGGCCTCGAATATGGATCCCATCGATGCATTGCGGAGCGAATAA
- a CDS encoding ABC transporter ATP-binding protein: MTDTPIIQLVNVTKTYHLESGDFTALNDVTLDIRENDFVAIMGPSGSGKSTMMNQLGILDVPTSGTLYIAGKDVAKMTPLERTHMRRDTIGYIFQKFYLIPLLSAYENVEYPLILKYKKHDSTGRAADLLEQVGIDKDMSAHRPTQLSGGQQQRVAIARALVNDPKILLCDEPTGNLDRKTGLQIMDILCDLHSKGKTVIIVTHDPKIAEYAQRTIRLDDGRIVES, translated from the coding sequence ATGACCGATACCCCCATTATCCAGCTTGTTAACGTGACAAAGACCTACCATCTCGAAAGCGGCGACTTTACCGCATTAAATGACGTCACCCTCGATATCAGGGAGAACGACTTTGTCGCCATCATGGGGCCCTCGGGATCGGGTAAATCGACCATGATGAACCAGCTGGGGATCCTCGATGTCCCGACATCGGGGACACTGTACATTGCAGGAAAAGATGTGGCAAAGATGACGCCGCTGGAGCGGACGCACATGCGCCGGGACACGATTGGGTACATCTTTCAAAAGTTCTACCTGATCCCCCTCCTCTCCGCGTACGAGAACGTGGAGTACCCGCTGATCCTGAAATACAAAAAACATGATTCAACCGGGAGGGCGGCTGACCTCCTCGAACAGGTAGGTATTGATAAGGACATGAGCGCCCATCGCCCCACCCAGCTTTCGGGAGGCCAGCAGCAGCGGGTAGCCATTGCGCGGGCGCTGGTGAACGATCCGAAGATCCTTCTCTGTGACGAGCCGACCGGTAACCTCGACCGGAAGACCGGGCTCCAGATCATGGATATTCTCTGCGACCTGCACAGCAAAGGCAAAACGGTAATCATCGTTACGCATGACCCGAAGATCGCCGAGTACGCACAGCGTACCATACGGCTGGACGATGGGAGGATCGTGGAATCATGA